Proteins from a genomic interval of Salinivibrio kushneri:
- the aceE gene encoding pyruvate dehydrogenase (acetyl-transferring), homodimeric type: MSEVMKHDVDALETQEWLQALESVVREEGVERAQFLLEQVLGQARLDGVDMPTGVTTNYVNTIPADQEPAYPGDVNLERRIRSIIRWNAIMIVLRASKKDLELGGHMASFQSSAAFYETCFNHFFRAPNEKDGGDLVYYQGHISPGIYARAFVEGRLSEEQLDNFRQEVDGKGVSSYPHPKLMPEFWQFPTVSMGLGPIASIYQARFLKYLNGRGLKDTSEQRVYAFLGDGEMDEPESRGALSFAARENLDNLCFLINCNLQRLDGPVMGNGKIVQELEGLFKGAGWNVIKVVWGSGWDKLLAKDTSGKLLQLMNETIDGDYQTFKSKDGAYVREHFFGKYPETAALVADMTDEEIFALKRGGHEPSKLFAAFKAAQECNDRPTVILAKTVKGYGMGEAAEGKNIAHQVKKMDMTHVHAMRDRLGLQDLLSDDDVQNLKYLKLEEGSAEYEYLHARRKALHGYTPQRLPKFTQELTLPKLDDFSALLSEQKRDISTTMAFVRSLNVLLKDKSIGKNIVPIIADEARTFGMEGLFRQVGIYNPQGQTYTPEDRGVVSYYKEDEGGQVLQEGINELGAMSSWVAAATSYSTNDLPMIPFYIYYSMFGFQRVGDMAWMAGDQQARGFLLGATAGRTTLNGEGLQHEDGHSHILASTVPNCVSYDPTFAYEVAVIMQDGIRRMYGPDQENIYYYLTLMNENYHQPAMPEGAEEGIRKGIYKLETYTGDKAKVQLMGSGTIMTEVRKAAKLLSDEFGVASDVYSVTSFNELARDGQDVDRFNMLNPDAESKVPYIQTVMGTEPAIAATDYMKNYADQVRAFVPAESYKVLGTDGFGRSDSRENLRRHFEVNAGYVVVAALNELAKRGDVDKKVVAEAIKKFDIDTNKVNPLFA, encoded by the coding sequence CTGGAGCAAGTATTAGGGCAAGCACGTTTGGACGGTGTTGACATGCCAACGGGCGTGACCACCAACTATGTAAATACCATTCCTGCTGATCAAGAACCTGCTTACCCAGGTGATGTGAATCTGGAACGCCGTATCCGTTCTATCATTCGTTGGAACGCAATCATGATCGTGTTGCGTGCGTCCAAGAAGGATTTAGAGCTGGGTGGCCACATGGCATCATTCCAGTCTTCGGCGGCATTTTATGAAACCTGCTTTAACCACTTCTTCCGTGCGCCTAACGAGAAAGACGGTGGCGACCTGGTGTATTATCAAGGTCATATTTCTCCAGGTATCTATGCACGTGCCTTTGTTGAAGGCCGCTTGAGCGAAGAGCAGCTCGACAACTTCCGTCAGGAGGTCGATGGCAAAGGGGTGTCTTCATATCCGCACCCGAAACTGATGCCTGAGTTCTGGCAGTTCCCAACTGTATCTATGGGTCTGGGTCCGATTGCGTCTATCTATCAAGCGCGTTTCCTCAAATACCTCAACGGTCGTGGCCTAAAAGACACCTCTGAGCAGCGTGTTTATGCGTTCCTCGGTGACGGTGAGATGGATGAGCCAGAGTCACGCGGTGCGTTGTCATTCGCAGCCCGTGAAAACCTGGATAACCTCTGCTTCTTGATTAACTGTAACCTGCAGCGCCTTGATGGTCCTGTAATGGGTAACGGTAAAATCGTTCAAGAGCTGGAAGGCCTCTTTAAAGGCGCCGGCTGGAACGTGATCAAAGTGGTTTGGGGCTCTGGCTGGGACAAACTGCTGGCCAAAGACACCTCAGGTAAATTGCTGCAGTTGATGAATGAAACCATCGACGGTGATTACCAGACGTTCAAATCGAAAGACGGCGCTTACGTCCGCGAACACTTCTTCGGCAAGTACCCAGAAACCGCAGCCTTGGTTGCAGACATGACTGACGAAGAGATCTTTGCACTTAAGCGTGGTGGCCACGAGCCATCTAAATTGTTTGCTGCCTTCAAAGCAGCACAAGAGTGCAATGACCGTCCAACCGTGATCTTGGCGAAAACCGTCAAAGGTTATGGCATGGGTGAAGCGGCTGAAGGGAAAAACATCGCGCACCAAGTCAAGAAAATGGACATGACCCATGTTCACGCGATGCGTGATCGTCTTGGCCTACAAGACTTGTTGTCTGACGACGATGTACAAAACCTGAAGTACCTGAAGTTGGAAGAAGGCTCTGCCGAGTACGAATACCTGCACGCACGTCGTAAGGCACTTCACGGTTATACTCCACAGCGTCTGCCGAAATTTACGCAAGAACTGACATTGCCAAAACTGGACGATTTCTCGGCGTTACTGTCTGAACAGAAACGTGATATCTCCACCACGATGGCCTTTGTGCGTTCTTTGAATGTCTTGCTGAAAGACAAGAGCATTGGCAAGAACATTGTGCCTATCATTGCCGACGAAGCGCGTACATTCGGTATGGAAGGCTTGTTCCGTCAAGTAGGTATCTACAACCCGCAGGGTCAGACTTATACCCCAGAAGATCGCGGTGTGGTGTCTTACTACAAAGAAGACGAAGGCGGCCAAGTACTGCAAGAAGGGATCAACGAGCTAGGCGCGATGTCATCGTGGGTAGCGGCGGCGACCTCTTACAGCACTAATGATCTGCCAATGATCCCATTCTACATCTACTACTCAATGTTCGGCTTCCAACGTGTTGGCGACATGGCGTGGATGGCGGGTGACCAGCAAGCGCGTGGTTTCCTATTGGGTGCGACTGCCGGTCGTACTACCTTGAACGGTGAAGGTCTACAACACGAAGACGGTCACAGCCATATTTTGGCAAGCACGGTACCTAACTGTGTTTCTTACGACCCAACCTTCGCGTACGAAGTGGCGGTGATCATGCAAGACGGTATCCGTCGCATGTACGGTCCTGACCAAGAAAACATCTACTACTACTTGACGCTGATGAACGAAAACTATCATCAGCCAGCCATGCCTGAGGGCGCGGAAGAAGGTATCCGTAAAGGTATCTACAAGTTGGAAACCTATACGGGCGACAAAGCGAAAGTCCAGCTAATGGGCTCTGGCACCATCATGACCGAAGTGCGTAAAGCGGCGAAACTGCTTAGCGATGAGTTCGGTGTGGCGTCTGACGTTTACAGCGTGACCTCGTTCAACGAGCTGGCACGTGATGGTCAAGATGTCGATCGTTTCAACATGCTGAACCCAGATGCAGAAAGCAAAGTGCCTTACATCCAAACCGTGATGGGCACAGAGCCAGCGATTGCTGCGACTGACTACATGAAGAACTATGCTGACCAAGTTCGTGCGTTTGTCCCAGCTGAATCTTACAAAGTACTGGGCACTGACGGCTTTGGCCGTTCAGACAGCCGTGAAAACCTTCGTCGTCACTTTGAAGTGAACGCAGGCTATGTGGTTGTAGCGGCACTTAATGAGCTGGCTAAGCGTGGCGATGTTGACAAGAAAGTGGTCGCAGAAGCGATCAAGAAATTCGACATCGATACCAACAAAGTAAACCCGCTGTTCGCGTAA
- the aceF gene encoding pyruvate dehydrogenase complex dihydrolipoyllysine-residue acetyltransferase, which translates to MSIEINVPDIGADEVEVTEILVSVGDKVEEEQSLITVEGDKASMEVPASQAGVVKEIKIAEGDKVTTGSLMMIFEAEGAASSAPAEEAAPAAPAAAPAAASEIKEVHVPDIGGDEVEVTDIMVAVGDSVDEEQSLITVEGDKASMEVPAPFAGTVKEIKIASGDKVSTGSLIMMFEVGSSAPAEAPAQAAPAAPAASESKDVNVPDIGGDEVEVTDIMVAVGDTVEEEQSLITVEGDKASMEVPAPFAGTVKEIKIAAGDKVSTGSHIMVFEVAGSAPAAPAAAPAPAAEEKSAPAPKAEAPAAAKADAGKDEFVENKEYAHASPVVRRLAREFGVNLAKVKGTGRKGRVLKEDVQGYVKEALKRLESGAASGSGDGSALGLLPWPKVDFSKFGETEEKPLSRIKKISGANLARNWVMIPHVTQWDNADITEVEAFRKEQNAIEKKKESGMKITPLVFIMKAAAKALEAFPSFNASLSEDGESLIMKKYVNIGIAVDTPNGLVVPVFKDVNKKGIHELSEELMVVSKKARGGKLTASDMQGGCFTISSLGGLGGTAFTPIVNAPEVSILGVSKSEMKPVWNGKDFEPRLMLPLSLSYDHRVIDGAEGARFISYLNGLLSDIRRLVL; encoded by the coding sequence ATGTCAATCGAGATTAATGTACCTGACATCGGTGCGGATGAAGTAGAAGTGACTGAGATCCTTGTCAGCGTGGGTGACAAGGTTGAAGAAGAGCAGTCGTTAATCACCGTTGAGGGTGATAAAGCATCCATGGAAGTCCCTGCATCACAAGCGGGTGTGGTCAAGGAAATTAAAATTGCCGAGGGTGACAAAGTCACCACCGGCTCTTTGATGATGATCTTTGAAGCGGAAGGTGCCGCATCAAGCGCTCCTGCGGAAGAGGCGGCTCCCGCTGCCCCTGCTGCAGCACCAGCGGCTGCATCAGAAATCAAAGAAGTGCACGTGCCTGATATCGGCGGTGACGAAGTTGAAGTGACCGACATCATGGTCGCGGTAGGCGACAGCGTCGACGAAGAGCAATCATTGATCACCGTTGAAGGCGACAAAGCGTCAATGGAAGTGCCGGCACCGTTTGCTGGTACCGTTAAAGAGATCAAAATTGCTTCAGGTGACAAGGTCTCAACTGGCTCTTTGATCATGATGTTTGAAGTCGGCAGCAGTGCCCCTGCCGAGGCACCTGCCCAAGCTGCACCTGCGGCCCCTGCTGCGTCAGAATCAAAAGACGTCAACGTTCCTGACATTGGCGGTGATGAAGTCGAAGTGACTGACATCATGGTCGCTGTAGGCGATACGGTTGAAGAAGAGCAATCTTTGATCACCGTTGAAGGCGACAAAGCGTCAATGGAAGTGCCGGCACCGTTTGCGGGTACAGTGAAAGAAATCAAAATCGCCGCGGGCGATAAAGTGTCTACCGGCTCGCACATCATGGTGTTCGAGGTGGCGGGTAGTGCACCTGCGGCACCAGCAGCGGCACCTGCACCTGCTGCAGAGGAAAAATCTGCACCCGCACCAAAAGCGGAAGCACCTGCAGCAGCTAAAGCCGACGCCGGTAAAGACGAGTTTGTTGAAAACAAAGAATACGCGCATGCGTCACCTGTTGTTCGTCGTCTCGCGCGTGAATTCGGTGTTAACTTGGCGAAAGTCAAAGGCACCGGTCGTAAAGGACGTGTACTGAAAGAAGACGTACAAGGCTATGTGAAAGAGGCGCTTAAGCGTCTTGAATCTGGCGCAGCGTCTGGCTCTGGCGACGGCAGTGCACTTGGCCTGCTCCCTTGGCCGAAAGTGGACTTCAGCAAGTTCGGTGAAACAGAAGAAAAACCACTGTCTCGCATCAAGAAGATCTCGGGGGCGAACCTGGCACGTAACTGGGTGATGATCCCGCACGTGACGCAGTGGGATAACGCCGATATCACTGAAGTGGAAGCGTTCCGTAAAGAGCAAAACGCGATCGAGAAGAAGAAAGAGTCAGGCATGAAGATCACCCCATTGGTGTTCATCATGAAAGCGGCTGCTAAAGCGCTGGAAGCTTTCCCTTCATTCAACGCGTCACTGTCTGAAGACGGTGAAAGCCTGATCATGAAGAAGTATGTCAACATCGGTATCGCGGTTGACACGCCAAATGGTCTGGTCGTGCCTGTCTTTAAAGACGTGAACAAGAAAGGCATTCACGAGCTGTCTGAAGAGCTGATGGTGGTATCGAAGAAAGCCCGTGGCGGTAAGCTAACGGCCTCTGATATGCAAGGTGGTTGCTTTACCATCTCTAGCCTAGGTGGCCTTGGCGGTACGGCGTTTACGCCAATCGTTAATGCGCCAGAAGTGTCTATCTTGGGTGTGTCTAAGTCAGAAATGAAGCCAGTATGGAACGGTAAGGACTTTGAACCTCGCCTGATGCTGCCGCTGTCACTGTCTTACGACCACCGTGTGATTGACGGTGCCGAGGGTGCGCGCTTTATTAGCTACCTCAACGGCCTACTGTCTGATATTCGCCGTTTGGTACTCTAA
- the lpdA gene encoding dihydrolipoyl dehydrogenase, with translation MSKEIKAQVVVLGAGPAGYSAAFRCADLGLETVLVERYNNLGGVCLNVGCIPSKALLHVAKVIEEAKAMAEHGVVFGEPQTDIDKIRSWKDKVISQLTGGLGGMAKQRKVTVVNGTGRFTGANTLLVEGEESTTINFDNAIIAAGSRPIELPFIPHDDPRIWDSTDALELKEVPEKMLLMGGGIIGLEMGTVYHALGSQVDVVEMCDQVIPAADKDVIKVFTKRISKKMNLMLETKVTAVEAKEDGIYVTMEGKKAPAEPVRYDAVLVAIGRSPNGKLLDAGQAGVEVDDRGFINVDKQMRTNVPHIYAIGDIVGQPMLAHKGVHEGHVAAEVISGKKHYFDPKVIPSIAYTEPEVAWVGKTEKECKEEGINYEVATFPWAASGRAIASDCSDGLTKMIFDKDTHRVIGGAVVGTNGGELLGEIGLAIEMGCDAEDVALTVHAHPTLHESVGLAAEVFEGSITDMPNPKAKKKK, from the coding sequence ATGAGTAAAGAAATCAAAGCGCAAGTCGTCGTCCTTGGCGCTGGTCCTGCTGGATACTCCGCCGCTTTCCGCTGTGCCGACCTAGGTTTGGAAACCGTATTGGTTGAACGTTACAACAACCTTGGCGGTGTGTGTCTAAACGTCGGCTGTATCCCATCTAAAGCCCTACTTCACGTTGCCAAAGTGATTGAAGAAGCCAAAGCCATGGCCGAGCACGGCGTGGTATTCGGTGAGCCACAAACCGATATCGACAAGATCCGCTCTTGGAAAGATAAGGTCATTAGCCAACTGACGGGTGGCTTAGGCGGTATGGCCAAGCAGCGTAAAGTGACAGTCGTCAATGGCACAGGCCGTTTCACTGGCGCCAACACCCTGTTAGTCGAAGGGGAAGAAAGCACTACCATCAACTTTGATAATGCCATCATCGCGGCCGGCTCTCGTCCTATCGAGCTGCCATTTATCCCGCATGATGACCCACGCATTTGGGACTCCACCGACGCCCTTGAGCTCAAAGAAGTACCTGAAAAAATGCTGCTAATGGGTGGCGGCATCATCGGCCTAGAGATGGGCACCGTCTACCATGCACTCGGCTCACAGGTTGATGTGGTCGAAATGTGCGATCAGGTGATCCCTGCGGCAGATAAAGACGTGATCAAAGTCTTTACCAAGCGCATCAGCAAGAAGATGAACCTCATGCTGGAAACCAAGGTGACCGCGGTAGAAGCCAAAGAAGACGGCATCTACGTCACCATGGAAGGCAAAAAAGCCCCAGCAGAGCCTGTTCGCTATGACGCTGTTTTGGTTGCCATCGGCCGTAGCCCGAATGGCAAACTGCTTGATGCGGGCCAAGCTGGCGTTGAAGTTGACGATCGCGGCTTTATCAATGTTGATAAGCAGATGCGCACCAACGTGCCGCACATCTATGCGATCGGTGACATCGTGGGTCAGCCTATGTTGGCGCACAAAGGTGTACACGAAGGCCATGTGGCGGCAGAGGTTATCTCAGGTAAGAAGCATTACTTCGATCCAAAAGTGATCCCATCGATTGCGTACACTGAGCCAGAAGTGGCGTGGGTCGGTAAAACTGAGAAAGAGTGTAAAGAAGAAGGCATTAACTACGAAGTAGCAACCTTCCCATGGGCCGCTTCAGGTCGTGCGATTGCGTCTGATTGTTCGGACGGTCTGACCAAGATGATCTTCGATAAAGATACGCACCGTGTGATCGGTGGTGCTGTCGTGGGTACCAACGGCGGTGAGCTGCTGGGTGAAATTGGTCTTGCTATCGAGATGGGTTGTGATGCCGAAGATGTCGCGCTGACGGTTCATGCTCACCCAACCTTGCACGAATCGGTTGGTTTGGCTGCAGAAGTGTTTGAAGGCTCAATCACCGATATGCCTAACCCGAAAGCGAAGAAAAAGAAATAA
- the acnB gene encoding bifunctional aconitate hydratase 2/2-methylisocitrate dehydratase → MLEAYRKHVEERAAQGIVPKPLNAEQTASLIELLKNPPAGEEETLVYLLENRIPPGVDEAAYVKAGFLAALAKGEAQSPLISPERATELLGTMQGGYNIEPLITLLDDDKLAPIAAKVLSHTLLMFDAFYDVEDKMKAGNAYAKQVMASWANAEWYLEKPQIPEKVTLTVFKVSGETNTDDLSPAPDAWSRPDIPLHALAMLKNEREGIQPDKPGEIGPIEQMKKLEEKGHPLVYVGDVVGTGSSRKSATNSVLWFMGHDIPNVPNKRSGGFCLGGKIAPIFFNTMEDAGALPIELDVSKLNMGDVIDLYPADGKVCKHGTDDVLSTFQLKTDILYDEVRAGGRIPLIIGRGLTDKARESLGLEPSEVFRRPRPVADSTKGFTLAQKMVGKACGVEGVRPNTYCEPKMTTVGSQDTTGPMTRDELKDLACLGFTADLTMQSFCHTSAYPKPVDVETHHTLPDFIMNRGGVALRPGDGVIHSWLNRMLLPDTVGTGGDSHTRFPLGISFPAGSGLVAFAAATGVMPLDMPESVLVRFKGEMQPGVTLRDLVHAIPYFGIQKGLLTVEKSGKINEFSGRILEIEGVEHLTVEQAFELSDASAERSAAGCTVKLSQDSVAEYLESNIVMLKWMISEGYGDRRTIERRIQAMQQWLENPSLMEADKDAEYAHVLEIDLADIKEPILCAPNDPDDARSLSDVAGDSVDEVFIGSCMTNIGHFRAAGKLLDKFGGSLSTRMWVAPPTKMDRDQLTAEGYYGIYGRAGVRIETPGCSLCMGNQARVAEKSTVLSTSTRNFPNRLGTGANVYLASAELSAVGAILGRIPTREEYLEYAEQINATASDTYRYLNFHQMDAYTKKADDVIIKAAV, encoded by the coding sequence GTGCTTGAAGCCTACCGTAAACACGTCGAAGAACGTGCCGCTCAGGGTATTGTGCCTAAACCGCTTAACGCTGAGCAAACCGCCAGTTTGATAGAACTGCTGAAAAACCCGCCCGCTGGCGAAGAAGAAACCCTCGTTTATTTACTGGAAAACCGAATCCCACCCGGTGTGGATGAAGCCGCTTACGTGAAAGCCGGCTTTCTTGCCGCCCTAGCTAAAGGCGAGGCGCAATCACCCTTGATTAGCCCCGAGCGTGCCACTGAATTACTTGGCACCATGCAAGGTGGCTACAACATCGAGCCGCTGATCACCTTACTTGATGATGACAAGCTTGCGCCCATTGCGGCGAAAGTGCTGTCTCATACCTTATTGATGTTCGATGCGTTTTACGACGTTGAAGACAAAATGAAAGCAGGCAATGCCTACGCTAAGCAGGTGATGGCGTCGTGGGCGAACGCTGAGTGGTACCTGGAAAAACCACAAATTCCTGAAAAAGTGACACTGACGGTGTTCAAAGTCTCGGGTGAAACCAACACCGATGACTTGTCACCCGCGCCAGATGCTTGGTCACGTCCAGATATTCCCTTACATGCTCTTGCGATGCTGAAAAACGAGCGCGAGGGTATTCAGCCGGACAAACCAGGAGAGATTGGCCCGATCGAGCAAATGAAAAAGCTGGAAGAAAAAGGTCATCCACTGGTTTATGTCGGTGATGTGGTCGGTACTGGCTCGTCTCGTAAGTCGGCAACTAACTCGGTGTTGTGGTTTATGGGGCACGATATTCCTAACGTCCCTAACAAGCGCTCAGGTGGTTTTTGTTTAGGTGGCAAAATCGCGCCTATTTTCTTTAATACCATGGAAGATGCGGGCGCTCTGCCGATTGAACTTGATGTGAGCAAGCTCAACATGGGCGATGTGATTGACCTGTATCCGGCCGACGGCAAAGTGTGCAAGCACGGCACCGATGATGTCCTATCTACCTTCCAACTAAAAACGGACATCCTGTACGATGAAGTGCGTGCGGGTGGACGTATCCCCTTGATCATTGGCCGAGGACTGACCGATAAAGCCCGCGAAAGCTTAGGGCTTGAGCCCTCTGAGGTGTTCCGTCGCCCACGTCCGGTGGCTGATTCCACCAAAGGCTTTACCTTGGCACAAAAAATGGTGGGCAAAGCGTGTGGCGTTGAGGGCGTGCGCCCGAACACCTATTGTGAGCCAAAAATGACCACCGTGGGCTCACAAGATACCACCGGGCCCATGACGCGCGACGAGCTGAAAGATTTGGCCTGCCTTGGCTTTACCGCTGATTTGACCATGCAGTCGTTCTGCCATACCTCGGCTTATCCAAAGCCGGTGGATGTGGAAACCCACCATACGTTGCCAGACTTTATTATGAACCGTGGTGGTGTGGCGCTGCGTCCCGGTGACGGTGTGATCCACTCGTGGCTCAACCGTATGCTGCTGCCTGATACCGTAGGTACTGGTGGCGATTCACATACTCGCTTCCCCCTCGGGATCTCTTTCCCGGCAGGCTCTGGCTTGGTCGCGTTTGCCGCGGCAACTGGGGTCATGCCTTTGGATATGCCAGAGTCCGTATTGGTACGCTTTAAAGGCGAAATGCAACCCGGGGTGACGTTGCGTGACCTGGTTCATGCTATCCCTTACTTTGGCATTCAAAAAGGGCTGCTGACGGTGGAGAAATCGGGCAAGATTAACGAGTTCTCTGGCCGTATTTTGGAGATCGAAGGGGTTGAGCACCTGACGGTTGAGCAGGCGTTTGAGCTGTCAGATGCATCAGCGGAGCGTTCAGCGGCTGGTTGTACCGTTAAGTTGTCGCAAGACTCTGTGGCTGAGTATTTAGAGTCGAACATTGTGATGCTTAAGTGGATGATCTCTGAGGGCTATGGCGATCGCCGTACCATCGAGCGCCGCATTCAAGCTATGCAACAGTGGCTGGAAAACCCAAGCTTGATGGAAGCAGATAAAGATGCCGAGTATGCGCATGTGCTTGAAATCGATCTGGCTGACATCAAAGAGCCAATTCTGTGCGCGCCGAATGATCCCGATGATGCGCGTAGTTTGTCAGATGTCGCAGGCGACAGTGTTGATGAAGTCTTTATCGGCAGCTGTATGACCAACATTGGTCACTTCCGCGCAGCGGGTAAACTGCTGGACAAGTTTGGAGGGAGTTTATCTACCCGTATGTGGGTGGCACCACCGACGAAGATGGACAGAGATCAGCTCACCGCCGAAGGCTACTACGGCATTTATGGCCGGGCAGGGGTGCGCATAGAAACGCCAGGATGCTCGTTGTGTATGGGTAACCAAGCGCGTGTGGCAGAAAAGTCTACCGTACTGTCGACCTCGACGCGCAACTTCCCGAACCGACTGGGTACGGGCGCCAATGTCTATCTCGCATCAGCGGAGTTGTCTGCTGTCGGCGCGATCCTTGGCCGTATTCCGACCAGAGAGGAATACCTTGAGTACGCGGAGCAAATTAATGCGACCGCTAGCGATACCTATCGCTACCTCAACTTCCATCAAATGGATGCCTACACCAAAAAAGCGGATGATGTGATTATTAAAGCCGCGGTATAA
- a CDS encoding glycerate kinase yields the protein MHIVIAPDSFKEGLSARHVAQAIEAGMVPILPNARFSQLPMADGGEGFAQSFLDQLGGERYHCEVTGPDFRSVTAEFVINREHRLAVIDVASASGLPLVPQHARHPRHTTSLGTGELIRAALDHDIDEIIIGLGGSATNDAGAGILTALGAKLLDGAGKPIPPTGEGLGSLMTLDLDGLDARLNTVKLTAACDVDNPLCGPHGATTVFGPQKGAREEDIRDLEQYLHRFASICHLQLGQSICHFSGAGAAGGMGATLGGLLGAQLEPGVDLLLSRTHAHHVLAQADWVITGEGRVDGQTQHGKVPAAIARIAHADDVPVIVLAGSVGDDCEALYQTGVTAIFPIQAGPCELSDALMNSKKNLMRTGENIARLIRLAGYT from the coding sequence ATGCATATCGTGATCGCACCGGATTCATTTAAAGAAGGCCTTAGTGCTCGCCATGTTGCACAGGCGATTGAGGCTGGCATGGTGCCTATTTTACCTAACGCCCGTTTCTCGCAACTGCCAATGGCGGATGGTGGTGAGGGCTTTGCACAAAGCTTTCTCGATCAGCTTGGTGGCGAGCGCTATCACTGCGAGGTCACTGGGCCTGACTTTCGCTCGGTGACCGCCGAATTTGTTATCAATCGCGAACATCGTCTGGCCGTTATCGATGTTGCCAGTGCTTCAGGCCTTCCCTTAGTGCCACAGCACGCACGCCATCCTCGTCATACCACCAGCTTAGGGACCGGCGAACTGATTCGTGCCGCGCTTGACCATGATATTGACGAAATCATTATCGGCTTGGGGGGCAGTGCCACCAATGATGCCGGTGCAGGGATCCTAACCGCCCTCGGCGCCAAGCTTCTTGATGGCGCAGGCAAACCGATACCACCTACAGGAGAAGGGCTCGGCTCGCTGATGACTCTGGATCTTGACGGACTGGATGCTCGCCTTAACACGGTCAAACTCACTGCCGCCTGCGATGTCGATAACCCTTTATGTGGACCACATGGTGCCACTACCGTCTTTGGACCACAAAAAGGCGCCCGGGAAGAAGATATTCGAGACTTGGAGCAATACCTGCACCGCTTTGCCAGTATTTGCCACCTGCAATTAGGACAGTCCATTTGCCACTTTTCAGGCGCTGGCGCGGCTGGCGGGATGGGTGCAACACTCGGCGGATTACTTGGCGCGCAGCTTGAGCCCGGTGTCGACTTATTGCTCTCACGCACCCATGCCCACCACGTGTTAGCGCAAGCCGATTGGGTGATCACGGGCGAAGGCCGTGTCGATGGGCAAACGCAGCACGGCAAAGTGCCGGCTGCTATCGCCAGAATCGCACATGCCGATGATGTCCCTGTCATCGTGCTCGCCGGCAGTGTCGGTGACGATTGCGAAGCGCTTTATCAGACCGGTGTCACCGCAATCTTCCCCATTCAAGCGGGCCCTTGTGAATTGAGTGACGCGCTGATGAATAGCAAGAAAAACCTCATGCGCACCGGTGAAAACATAGCACGCTTGATCCGATTAGCCGGTTACACATGA
- a CDS encoding YacL family protein has translation MDYEFSRNSFDDSYRIVFSMGHEAIGRWLLDELGTELAQVTSCLHTLQQLESEQQWRGHTFTLTANRDEVVVVANAMLQPASDDAQTTLNEQALTFYDEESYAACGYQDFLVMLDAYQDFIARYGRR, from the coding sequence GTGGATTACGAATTTTCTCGCAACAGTTTTGATGACAGCTACCGGATTGTTTTTTCTATGGGACATGAAGCCATAGGACGTTGGCTATTGGATGAACTCGGCACTGAGCTGGCTCAAGTGACATCCTGTCTACATACTCTGCAGCAACTTGAATCAGAGCAGCAGTGGCGCGGGCATACGTTCACGCTTACCGCCAATCGTGATGAGGTCGTGGTGGTGGCGAATGCCATGCTGCAACCTGCCTCGGATGATGCGCAAACCACGCTCAATGAGCAGGCGCTGACCTTTTACGATGAAGAAAGTTACGCGGCGTGTGGTTACCAAGATTTTTTAGTGATGTTGGACGCTTACCAAGACTTCATTGCCCGTTACGGTCGACGTTAA
- a CDS encoding P-II family nitrogen regulator — MKLISAIIKPFKLDDVREALADAGIDGMTVSEVKGFGRQKGHTELYRGAEYQVDFLPKVKLEIAVQSEHVDSVVDAIAQAAQTGKIGDGKIFVFDLQQAVRIRTGEMDLEAI, encoded by the coding sequence ATGAAACTGATTAGCGCCATTATCAAGCCGTTCAAGCTTGATGACGTACGTGAAGCGTTGGCGGATGCTGGCATTGACGGCATGACTGTCTCAGAGGTGAAAGGCTTTGGCCGCCAAAAAGGGCACACAGAGTTATACCGTGGTGCTGAATATCAGGTCGATTTTTTACCCAAAGTAAAATTAGAAATCGCTGTGCAGAGCGAACATGTCGACAGTGTGGTGGATGCGATCGCTCAAGCCGCACAAACCGGCAAGATCGGCGACGGGAAGATCTTCGTCTTTGATCTTCAGCAGGCGGTGCGGATCCGTACTGGCGAGATGGATCTGGAAGCAATTTAA